Proteins from one Rhizobium sp. CB3090 genomic window:
- a CDS encoding response regulator transcription factor encodes MTARPRIKVLLIDNHPLVIDGLKAVLETYDHIEVVGTAGLAQTGLDIGRDTRPEVVLMDINMPKLNGIDAIELFRNELPETRVVMLSMHDSREYISSSVMRGAAGYILKDVSTDEIVLAIETIAQGGTYFSSGVVDVLMERKSEEDTDPLTPRERDVLGLIVSGSSNKEMAEALGITPATAETHRKNVKKKLNIATTAGLIRYALDHGISLKTR; translated from the coding sequence ATGACGGCGCGTCCTAGAATCAAAGTATTGCTGATCGACAACCATCCGCTGGTGATCGATGGGCTGAAAGCCGTGCTCGAAACCTACGATCACATAGAGGTCGTCGGAACGGCCGGGCTTGCACAGACTGGCCTCGACATCGGCCGCGACACGCGCCCCGAGGTCGTGCTGATGGACATCAACATGCCGAAGCTGAACGGGATCGACGCCATCGAGCTCTTTCGAAACGAATTGCCCGAGACCCGCGTCGTCATGCTCTCCATGCATGACAGCCGGGAATACATCTCTTCCTCTGTGATGCGTGGCGCCGCCGGCTACATCCTCAAAGATGTCTCGACCGACGAAATCGTCTTGGCCATCGAGACGATAGCTCAAGGCGGCACATACTTCTCATCGGGTGTCGTCGATGTGCTGATGGAGCGCAAGAGCGAAGAGGACACGGATCCCCTGACGCCGCGCGAGCGCGACGTTCTCGGCCTCATCGTTTCCGGAAGCAGCAACAAGGAGATGGCCGAGGCCCTTGGCATAACGCCCGCTACGGCGGAGACGCATCGCAAGAACGTCAAGAAGAAGCTCAACATTGCGACGACCGCGGGCCTTATCCGCTACGCGCTCGATCACGGCATCAGCCTCAAAACGCGATGA
- a CDS encoding sodium:solute symporter family protein, with protein sequence MTTDIDSTALAVFLFFFALVTILGFVASRWRKPTTLAHIDEWGLGGRSFGTWITWFLVGGDFYTAYTVIAVPALVYTVGAYGFFALPYTIVVYPFVFMVMPVLWKRARDFGYVTAGDVVHGQYGSRALELAVAATGVIATMPYIALQLVGMTTVLKALGLHGELPLAIAFIVLALYTYSAGLRAPALIAFVKDIMIYVVVIAAVALIPSKLGGYANVFAAADAAFQAKGSGNILLGGNQYVAYATLALGSALAAFMYPHTLTGIFASNSGKTIRKNAVLLPAYTLLLGLLALLGYMGHAAGLKLDSPNDVVPALFKTLFSGWFAGFAFAAIAIGALVPAAVMSIGAANLFTRNFWKAYVDPKVSSAGEAKVAKMTSLVVKVGALLVIIFLPTQFALDLQLLGGIWILQTLPALVFGLYTNWFRAPGLLAGWFVGFVGGTLLVWDAGWKPLHLISLGGEPFTVYTGLLALAANIAVAVAVNAVVPARTPARA encoded by the coding sequence ATGACGACTGACATCGACAGCACGGCGCTTGCCGTCTTCCTCTTCTTCTTCGCGCTTGTCACGATTTTGGGCTTCGTCGCGTCCCGCTGGCGCAAACCAACCACACTTGCTCATATCGACGAGTGGGGCCTGGGTGGCCGCAGCTTCGGCACCTGGATCACCTGGTTCCTGGTCGGCGGCGACTTCTATACGGCCTATACGGTGATCGCCGTTCCAGCGCTCGTCTATACGGTCGGCGCCTATGGCTTTTTTGCCCTGCCCTATACGATCGTCGTCTATCCCTTCGTCTTCATGGTGATGCCGGTTCTCTGGAAACGGGCGAGGGATTTCGGCTACGTGACCGCCGGCGACGTCGTGCATGGCCAGTATGGTTCACGCGCGCTCGAACTCGCCGTCGCGGCAACTGGCGTCATTGCGACCATGCCGTACATCGCGCTGCAGCTCGTCGGCATGACCACGGTCCTGAAGGCACTTGGCCTGCATGGCGAACTGCCGCTGGCGATCGCCTTTATCGTGCTGGCGCTCTACACCTATTCTGCAGGTCTGCGCGCTCCGGCACTGATCGCCTTCGTCAAGGACATCATGATCTATGTCGTGGTCATTGCTGCTGTGGCGCTCATTCCCTCAAAACTCGGTGGCTACGCCAATGTCTTTGCTGCAGCCGACGCCGCATTCCAGGCCAAGGGATCGGGAAATATTCTCCTGGGCGGCAATCAATATGTCGCCTACGCAACGCTCGCTTTGGGCTCGGCTCTCGCTGCCTTCATGTACCCGCATACGCTGACCGGTATCTTCGCCTCCAACAGCGGCAAGACCATTCGCAAGAATGCCGTCCTGCTGCCGGCCTATACGCTGCTGCTCGGCCTTCTCGCCCTGCTCGGCTATATGGGCCATGCGGCCGGCCTGAAACTCGACAGCCCCAACGATGTCGTGCCTGCCCTGTTCAAGACGCTGTTCTCGGGCTGGTTTGCCGGCTTCGCCTTCGCGGCGATCGCGATCGGCGCCCTGGTTCCGGCTGCGGTGATGAGCATCGGCGCTGCCAATCTCTTCACCCGCAATTTCTGGAAAGCCTATGTCGATCCAAAAGTAAGCAGCGCGGGCGAAGCCAAGGTGGCCAAGATGACTTCGCTCGTGGTCAAGGTGGGTGCCCTGCTGGTCATCATCTTCCTGCCGACGCAGTTCGCGCTCGACCTGCAATTGCTGGGCGGCATCTGGATTCTGCAGACGCTGCCGGCGCTGGTCTTCGGTCTCTACACCAACTGGTTCCGTGCACCGGGCCTGCTCGCCGGCTGGTTCGTCGGCTTCGTCGGCGGCACTCTCCTCGTCTGGGATGCCGGCTGGAAGCCTTTGCACCTGATCAGCCTCGGCGGAGAACCGTTCACCGTCTATACCGGACTGCTTGCGCTTGCTGCAAACATCGCCGTCGCGGTCGCGGTCAATGCCGTCGTGCCGGCAAGGACTCCGGCACGGGCTTGA
- a CDS encoding DUF3311 domain-containing protein, with product MEKPRSKAALWLLVIPYIGLLWPSFYNTREPALFGFPFFYWYQLAWVPITATLTFIAYRSVRHDD from the coding sequence ATGGAAAAACCACGAAGCAAGGCAGCGCTCTGGCTGCTCGTCATTCCTTATATCGGCCTGCTCTGGCCATCCTTTTACAATACTCGCGAGCCGGCCCTGTTCGGTTTTCCCTTTTTCTACTGGTACCAGCTCGCCTGGGTGCCGATCACCGCGACGCTGACCTTCATCGCCTATCGGAGCGTGCGCCATGACGACTGA
- a CDS encoding cache domain-containing protein yields MSLRHQIIALAIIPLVIAILAITSFITWQSANLTQVNIATFEQNMLKSKETEILNLTHLALSAIQATYGDAAADDQAAKEKVAAILASLDYGKDGYFFVYDYDGNNIVHPRQSFRPGRNWLDLTDPNGDKVIAELIATAKAGGGLHQYEWQKPSSGQVADKLSFVVGLDKWRWVLGTGVYLDDVYAQTAAANASMRASIKSTFIIVAMIAVPAVIVVFTTCMLLTFHERRMADGRLKELTQRVIDTQEEERARLARELHDGVSQNLVGVRYAMDLAGRKVRTDVNDAALTIERGVEALNGAIKEIRRLSHDLRPRVLDDMGLTAALEAFCHNFQERSGIVTEIEASGFVDRLKPEASTALYRVAQEAFNNVERHSGASRLAVRLWSDGGRARMTISDNGTGFGDAKASGAGGHGLGLRNMQERMAHFRGLLLIDSTATGTTLTAMMPKSANLQPRDQVEAA; encoded by the coding sequence CGCTTGTGATCGCGATACTGGCGATCACGAGCTTCATCACTTGGCAATCGGCGAACCTCACGCAAGTCAATATCGCGACCTTCGAACAGAACATGCTGAAGTCCAAGGAAACGGAAATCCTCAATCTGACCCATCTGGCCCTTTCGGCGATCCAGGCGACCTATGGAGATGCGGCTGCGGACGATCAGGCCGCCAAGGAAAAGGTCGCGGCGATCCTGGCTTCGCTCGACTATGGCAAGGACGGATATTTCTTTGTCTACGACTATGACGGAAACAATATCGTCCATCCGCGCCAGAGCTTTCGGCCCGGCCGCAATTGGCTCGATCTGACCGATCCGAACGGAGACAAGGTGATCGCCGAGCTGATCGCGACGGCAAAGGCGGGCGGTGGCCTGCACCAATACGAGTGGCAAAAGCCATCCAGCGGCCAGGTGGCCGATAAACTGTCCTTCGTCGTCGGCCTCGACAAATGGCGCTGGGTCTTGGGAACCGGCGTCTATCTCGACGACGTCTACGCACAGACGGCGGCTGCCAATGCCAGCATGCGCGCCAGCATCAAAAGCACCTTTATCATCGTGGCGATGATTGCCGTTCCCGCAGTCATCGTCGTCTTCACCACCTGCATGCTGCTCACTTTCCATGAACGACGCATGGCCGATGGCAGGCTTAAGGAGCTGACCCAGCGGGTTATCGACACACAGGAGGAGGAACGCGCCCGGCTTGCCCGCGAGCTGCATGACGGGGTTTCGCAAAACCTCGTCGGTGTCCGCTATGCCATGGATCTCGCCGGCCGCAAGGTCAGGACCGACGTCAACGATGCGGCGCTGACGATCGAGCGTGGCGTTGAGGCGTTGAATGGCGCGATCAAGGAGATCCGGCGGCTGTCGCACGATCTTCGTCCGCGTGTGCTCGACGACATGGGTCTGACCGCGGCACTCGAGGCTTTTTGCCATAACTTCCAGGAGCGGAGCGGGATTGTGACCGAAATCGAAGCGTCCGGTTTCGTCGATCGGCTCAAGCCCGAGGCCAGCACTGCTCTTTATCGCGTCGCTCAGGAAGCGTTCAACAATGTCGAGCGGCATTCCGGCGCGAGCCGCCTTGCAGTCAGGCTCTGGAGTGACGGTGGGCGAGCACGCATGACCATCTCCGACAATGGCACGGGCTTCGGCGATGCCAAAGCCTCCGGTGCAGGCGGGCACGGTCTAGGCCTTCGCAACATGCAGGAGCGAATGGCGCATTTCCGTGGTCTGCTTCTGATCGACAGCACGGCCACCGGCACAACGCTAACGGCGATGATGCCGAAATCGGCCAATCTGCAGCCCCGCGATCAGGTCGAAGCTGCATGA